From Yersinia hibernica, a single genomic window includes:
- a CDS encoding DUF1454 family protein, whose protein sequence is MRKEITAMLTILLLIATVSRAHADPDAGGDKSAEETQPTAPYLLSGAPTFDLTLVKFRERYNHANPTLPISEFHAITVKDDAPPLTRAASKINENLYASTALEKGTGKIKTIQITYLPIKGNEEKAARRVAVTYMAALMRQFEPTLTVEQSLDNVQQLLTQGKGLPFFAHPVGAIRYVVADNGEKGLTFAVEPIKLSLSEA, encoded by the coding sequence ATGAGAAAAGAAATAACCGCCATGCTGACAATACTGCTGCTCATCGCAACGGTTAGCCGCGCTCATGCCGACCCCGATGCTGGCGGTGATAAGTCAGCAGAAGAAACGCAGCCAACGGCACCTTATCTGCTTTCTGGCGCACCAACCTTCGATTTAACTCTGGTAAAATTCCGTGAGCGCTATAATCACGCCAACCCAACCCTGCCAATCAGTGAGTTTCACGCGATTACAGTCAAGGATGATGCGCCACCCCTGACGCGGGCGGCCAGTAAGATTAATGAAAATCTCTATGCTTCAACCGCATTGGAGAAAGGTACCGGTAAGATAAAAACCATACAAATTACTTATCTACCAATCAAAGGAAATGAAGAGAAAGCGGCTCGACGAGTCGCTGTCACTTATATGGCGGCACTGATGCGCCAGTTTGAACCAACATTGACGGTCGAACAAAGTCTCGACAATGTGCAGCAACTGCTCACTCAGGGTAAAGGTTTGCCTTTCTTTGCCCATCCTGTCGGCGCAATTCGCTATGTTGTGGCAGATAATGGCGAAAAAGGGCTTACCTTCGCTGTTGAACCGATTAAGCTGTCACTATCTGAAGCATAA
- a CDS encoding DUF805 domain-containing protein, which yields MTIQQWCFSFKGRIGRRDFWIWIGLWLLAMLVIFTLAGQHWLPTQTAAFAIVFLLWPTAAVVVKRLHDRNKAGWWALLVVLAWMLMAGNWQMLAPIWQWGVGRFIPTLIIVMMFIDCGAFLGTEGENRFGPEAVPVKFLADKAQ from the coding sequence ATGACAATACAGCAGTGGTGTTTCTCGTTTAAAGGCCGTATCGGGCGGCGTGATTTTTGGATCTGGATCGGGTTGTGGCTCTTGGCGATGTTGGTTATTTTTACCTTAGCAGGGCAACATTGGCTCCCGACTCAAACTGCTGCTTTTGCTATTGTTTTTTTGCTGTGGCCCACGGCGGCGGTGGTCGTCAAGCGGCTACATGACCGCAATAAAGCCGGTTGGTGGGCATTACTGGTGGTGCTCGCCTGGATGTTGATGGCCGGTAACTGGCAGATGTTAGCGCCTATCTGGCAATGGGGGGTAGGGCGGTTTATTCCCACGCTGATTATTGTCATGATGTTTATTGACTGCGGCGCATTTCTCGGCACTGAGGGGGAGAACCGCTTTGGCCCGGAGGCGGTGCCGGTGAAGTTTCTGGCCGATAAAGCGCAGTAG
- the fpr gene encoding ferredoxin--NADP(+) reductase, with protein sequence MAEWVSGKITHIEHWTDALFSIRVNAPVDPFTAGQFAKLALDINGERVQRAYSYVNAPSDDNLEFYLVTVPEGKLSPRLDQLAVGGEIMVTKQAAGFFVLEEIPDCDTLWMLATGTAIGPYLSILQEGRDLERFKNLVLVHAARFARDLSYLPLMQQLEQRYNGKLRIQTVVSREESPGSLTGRVPALIENGSLEAAVGLKIDVEDSHVMLCGNPQMVRDTQQLLKEQRGMRKHLRRKPGHMTSEQYW encoded by the coding sequence ATGGCTGAATGGGTTAGTGGCAAGATTACTCACATCGAACACTGGACGGACGCTCTATTTAGTATTCGGGTCAATGCGCCCGTCGATCCCTTTACCGCCGGTCAATTTGCCAAGCTGGCATTAGATATTAATGGTGAACGGGTGCAGCGGGCTTATTCCTACGTTAATGCCCCCAGTGACGATAACTTGGAGTTTTATCTGGTCACCGTGCCAGAGGGGAAACTCAGCCCACGGCTAGACCAACTGGCCGTCGGCGGCGAAATCATGGTGACCAAGCAAGCGGCGGGTTTCTTTGTCCTGGAAGAAATCCCGGATTGTGACACGCTCTGGATGCTAGCAACCGGCACCGCCATTGGGCCTTATCTGTCTATTTTGCAGGAAGGGCGCGATTTGGAGCGCTTCAAAAATCTGGTGCTGGTTCATGCTGCCCGTTTTGCTCGTGACCTCAGCTATCTGCCACTGATGCAGCAGCTCGAGCAACGTTATAATGGTAAATTGCGGATTCAAACAGTGGTCAGCCGGGAAGAATCCCCAGGATCATTGACCGGCCGAGTCCCGGCGCTGATTGAAAATGGCTCGCTGGAAGCGGCAGTTGGCCTGAAGATTGATGTAGAAGATAGCCATGTCATGCTGTGTGGTAACCCGCAAATGGTGCGTGATACCCAGCAATTGCTGAAAGAACAGCGGGGGATGCGCAAACATTTACGCCGTAAACCGGGGCATATGACCAGCGAACAATACTGGTAA
- the emrD gene encoding multidrug efflux MFS transporter EmrD: protein MRKIENFHLLVMLILLVAVGQMAQTIYVPVIAEIARDLSVRTGVVQRVMAAYLLTYGFSQLIYGPLSDRVGRRPVILAGMMIFMLGALGAWLADSLPMLVAASALQGMGTGVAGVMARTMPRDLYAGTALRYANSMLNMGILVSPLMAPVIGGVLASLLGWRACYAFLLFLCGGVAFCMFRWLPETRPQQTEKRRMLASFHLLLSDRAFSCYLVMLIGALAGIAVFEASAGVLMGGVLGLSGVTVSILFILPIPAAFFGAWYAGREGKTFHNLMWHSVISCLLAGLMMWIPGWFGIMNIWTLVIPAALFFFGAGMLFPLATTGAMEPFPYLAGAAGALVGGLQNVGSGLATWLSAMLPQTGQFSLGLLMFAMAVLILLCWWPLSHRMQPQERRI from the coding sequence ATGAGAAAAATAGAAAATTTCCACCTGCTGGTGATGTTGATTCTGTTAGTCGCTGTCGGTCAAATGGCGCAAACCATTTATGTGCCGGTGATTGCGGAAATCGCCCGTGATTTATCGGTTCGCACCGGTGTGGTACAGCGGGTGATGGCGGCATATCTGTTGACTTACGGCTTCTCGCAATTGATTTACGGCCCGCTCTCTGACCGGGTCGGGCGTCGGCCGGTGATTCTGGCGGGCATGATGATCTTTATGTTGGGGGCATTGGGGGCTTGGCTGGCGGATAGTTTGCCAATGCTGGTGGCGGCCAGTGCTTTGCAGGGCATGGGGACGGGGGTCGCGGGGGTGATGGCGCGCACCATGCCGCGCGATTTATATGCTGGCACGGCGCTGCGCTACGCTAACAGTATGTTGAATATGGGGATTTTGGTCAGCCCGCTGATGGCCCCGGTTATCGGTGGGGTACTGGCGAGTCTGTTGGGCTGGCGTGCTTGCTATGCTTTCCTGCTCTTTTTATGTGGTGGGGTCGCATTTTGTATGTTCCGCTGGTTACCGGAGACTCGCCCGCAGCAAACTGAAAAACGGCGCATGCTGGCCAGCTTCCACTTACTGCTATCTGACCGCGCTTTTAGCTGTTACTTAGTGATGCTGATTGGGGCCTTAGCCGGGATTGCAGTCTTTGAGGCCAGTGCTGGGGTATTGATGGGCGGAGTGCTGGGGCTAAGTGGGGTGACGGTCAGTATTTTATTTATCCTGCCGATTCCAGCGGCATTCTTCGGTGCATGGTATGCCGGCCGTGAGGGTAAAACTTTCCATAATTTGATGTGGCACTCGGTGATTAGCTGCCTGTTGGCGGGGCTGATGATGTGGATACCCGGCTGGTTCGGCATCATGAATATTTGGACATTAGTGATACCGGCAGCGCTATTCTTCTTTGGTGCCGGGATGTTGTTCCCGCTCGCCACGACTGGGGCAATGGAACCTTTCCCTTATCTGGCGGGGGCGGCAGGGGCTTTGGTCGGCGGCTTGCAGAATGTTGGGTCAGGTTTAGCGACGTGGTTATCGGCCATGCTGCCACAGACCGGGCAATTCAGTTTGGGGTTGCTGATGTTTGCCATGGCGGTATTGATTTTATTGTGCTGGTGGCCATTATCTCACCGGATGCAACCGCAAGAGCGCCGCATCTAA
- the glpX gene encoding class II fructose-bisphosphatase: protein MKRELAIEFSRVTEAAALAGYKWLGRGDKNAADGAAVRAMRIMLNQVNIDGQIVIGEGEIDEAPMLFIGEHVGTGQGDAVDIAVDPIEGTRMTAMGQANALAVLAVGDKGTFLHAPDMYMEKLVVGPGAQGAIDLNLPLGQNLRNIAIKLNKPLTDLTVITLAKPRHDGIIAEMQQLGVKVFAIPDGDVAASILTCMPESEVDVMYCIGGAPEGVISAAVIRALDGDMQGRLLPRHQVKGDNADNRRIGEQELVRCKSMGIEAGKVLLLGDMARNDNVIFSATGITKGDLLEGIYRKGNMATTETLLIRGKSRTIRRIRSTHFLDRKDPALHEFLL from the coding sequence ATGAAACGTGAATTAGCCATCGAGTTTTCCCGTGTCACTGAAGCTGCTGCACTGGCGGGCTACAAGTGGTTGGGTCGAGGCGATAAAAATGCCGCCGACGGCGCTGCTGTACGGGCGATGCGTATTATGCTCAATCAGGTTAATATTGATGGGCAGATTGTTATCGGGGAGGGTGAAATCGATGAAGCGCCGATGCTGTTTATCGGTGAGCATGTCGGTACCGGCCAAGGCGATGCTGTTGATATCGCGGTTGACCCTATTGAGGGCACCCGCATGACCGCAATGGGCCAGGCCAATGCCCTCGCGGTATTGGCGGTGGGGGATAAAGGCACATTTTTGCATGCCCCAGATATGTATATGGAAAAGCTGGTGGTTGGCCCCGGCGCACAAGGAGCCATCGACCTTAATCTGCCACTGGGACAGAACCTGCGCAATATTGCTATCAAGCTCAATAAACCCTTGACCGATTTAACGGTTATCACCCTCGCCAAACCGCGCCATGACGGGATAATCGCCGAAATGCAGCAACTTGGGGTCAAAGTGTTCGCTATTCCAGATGGTGATGTCGCCGCCTCCATCTTAACTTGCATGCCAGAAAGTGAAGTCGATGTGATGTACTGCATCGGCGGCGCGCCTGAGGGGGTGATTTCAGCGGCGGTGATACGCGCGCTGGACGGCGACATGCAAGGGCGTTTATTGCCACGTCATCAAGTAAAAGGTGATAACGCAGATAACCGCCGCATTGGTGAACAAGAGCTGGTGCGCTGTAAATCAATGGGGATTGAAGCCGGTAAAGTGCTGTTACTGGGGGACATGGCCCGCAATGACAATGTGATTTTCTCCGCCACCGGCATCACTAAAGGTGACCTACTGGAGGGTATTTATCGCAAAGGAAACATGGCGACCACCGAGACCCTGCTGATTCGCGGCAAATCCCGCACTATCCGCCGTATCCGCTCCACTCATTTTCTTGACCGTAAAGACCCGGCGCTGCATGAATTTTTGCTGTAA
- the glpK gene encoding glycerol kinase GlpK, which yields MTTENTTQKKYIVALDQGTTSSRAVVLDHDANIVSVSQREFTQIYPKAGWVEHDPMEIWATQSSTLVEVLAKAGISSDEIAGIGITNQRETTIVWDKATGKPVYNAIVWQCRRTAEICEKLKKEGLEEYIRFNTGLVVDPYFSGTKVKWILDNVEGARERAERGELLFGTVDTWLVWNMTQGRVHVTDYTNASRTMMFNIRTKEWDERMLKALNIPRSMLPEVRPSSEIYGQTNIGGKGGTRIPIAGIAGDQQAALFGQLCVQPGMAKNTYGTGCFLLMNTGTEVVQSKNGLLTTIACGPRGEVNYALEGAVFIGGASIQWLRDELKLISDSFDSEYFATKVKDSNGVYVVPAFTGLGAPYWDPYARGAIFGLTRGVNSNHIIRATLESIAYQTRDVLDAMQADSGERLKALRVDGGAVANNFLMQFQADILGTRVERPAVRESTALGAAFLAGLATGFWNDLDEVQSKATIEREFRPGIETTERDFRYKGWKKAVARAQAWEEHEE from the coding sequence GCTCCAGAGCAGTGGTGCTGGACCACGATGCCAATATCGTGAGTGTTTCTCAGCGCGAATTCACCCAAATTTACCCGAAAGCAGGTTGGGTTGAGCATGACCCGATGGAAATCTGGGCAACCCAAAGCTCCACACTGGTTGAAGTGCTGGCCAAAGCCGGTATCAGCTCGGATGAAATTGCCGGTATCGGCATTACCAACCAACGTGAAACGACCATTGTTTGGGATAAAGCAACCGGTAAACCCGTGTATAACGCCATTGTCTGGCAATGTCGCCGTACAGCGGAAATCTGCGAAAAACTGAAAAAAGAAGGTTTGGAAGAATACATCCGCTTCAATACTGGGCTGGTGGTCGACCCTTACTTCTCTGGCACCAAGGTAAAATGGATCCTTGATAACGTAGAGGGCGCACGTGAGCGCGCTGAGCGTGGCGAGTTACTGTTTGGTACCGTAGACACTTGGTTGGTGTGGAACATGACACAGGGCCGCGTACACGTAACGGATTACACCAACGCGTCGCGTACCATGATGTTCAATATCCGCACCAAAGAGTGGGATGAGCGCATGCTGAAAGCGCTGAACATTCCGCGCTCTATGCTGCCAGAAGTTCGCCCATCGTCAGAAATTTACGGCCAAACCAACATTGGTGGTAAAGGCGGCACACGTATTCCAATCGCCGGTATCGCCGGTGACCAACAAGCGGCACTGTTCGGCCAGCTTTGTGTGCAACCAGGGATGGCGAAAAATACTTACGGCACTGGCTGCTTCTTGTTAATGAACACCGGCACTGAAGTGGTGCAATCCAAAAATGGCCTCTTAACCACCATCGCCTGTGGCCCACGTGGCGAAGTGAACTACGCGCTGGAAGGTGCCGTGTTTATTGGCGGGGCCTCTATCCAATGGCTGCGCGATGAACTGAAACTGATTAGCGACTCATTCGACTCAGAATATTTCGCGACGAAAGTCAAAGACAGCAATGGCGTGTATGTGGTGCCAGCCTTCACCGGCCTGGGCGCCCCATATTGGGATCCGTATGCCCGTGGCGCTATTTTTGGCCTGACCCGTGGGGTGAATAGCAACCATATTATCCGCGCCACACTGGAGTCCATTGCTTATCAAACTCGTGATGTATTGGATGCCATGCAAGCCGACTCCGGCGAACGCCTGAAAGCACTGCGTGTTGACGGTGGTGCGGTCGCCAACAACTTCCTGATGCAGTTCCAGGCCGATATTCTGGGCACCCGCGTTGAGCGCCCAGCAGTCCGTGAAAGCACCGCGCTGGGTGCTGCATTCCTGGCGGGTCTGGCGACCGGCTTCTGGAATGATCTGGATGAAGTACAGAGCAAAGCCACCATTGAGCGCGAATTCCGTCCAGGGATCGAAACCACCGAACGTGACTTCCGCTATAAGGGCTGGAAGAAAGCGGTGGCCCGTGCCCAAGCTTGGGAAGAGCACGAAGAATAA